One window from the genome of Synechococcales cyanobacterium T60_A2020_003 encodes:
- the pds gene encoding 15-cis-phytoene desaturase — protein MRVAIAGAGLAGLSCAKYLVDAGHTPIVLERRDVLGGKVAAWKDEDGDWYETGLHIFFGAYPNILQLFSELGIEDRLQWKDHTMIMNQPDNPGVYSRFDFPDIPAPWNGIVAILRNNNMLTWEEKIKFGLGLIPVMLRGQAYVEEMDQYSWTEWLQKHGIPERVNDEIFIAMAKSLNFIGPDEISSTIILTAMNRFLQERYGSRMAFLDGAPTERLCQPIVDYVTERGGSVHLNKPLKEILLNEDGSVKGFLIRGLDGADDEIVTADAYVSAMPVDPLKVMLPQSWKQMSFFQKLDGLEGVPVINLHLWFDRKLTDIDHLLFSRSPLLSVYADMSNTCREYENPDRSMLELVLAPAQDWISQSDEKIVEATMEELKKLFPNHFGTDNPAQLLKYKVVKTPRSVYKATPGRQEYRPSQVTPISNFYLTGDYTMQRYLASMEGAVLSGKLTAQAISSHPPASSVDSSSAAQPLQAVTP, from the coding sequence TTCATGCGCGAAGTATCTAGTCGATGCGGGACACACGCCCATCGTACTGGAGCGCCGAGATGTACTGGGTGGAAAAGTTGCCGCTTGGAAAGATGAAGATGGGGACTGGTATGAGACCGGGTTACACATCTTCTTTGGAGCCTATCCCAATATCCTTCAACTGTTTAGCGAACTGGGCATCGAAGATCGCTTGCAGTGGAAAGACCACACCATGATCATGAACCAGCCGGATAATCCGGGAGTGTATTCACGCTTCGATTTTCCCGATATTCCCGCACCCTGGAACGGGATTGTGGCGATCCTCCGCAATAACAACATGCTGACCTGGGAGGAGAAGATTAAGTTTGGCCTCGGTTTGATTCCAGTAATGCTGCGGGGTCAGGCCTACGTCGAAGAAATGGATCAGTATTCATGGACGGAGTGGCTGCAAAAGCACGGCATTCCTGAGCGGGTGAATGACGAAATTTTCATCGCGATGGCGAAATCGCTCAACTTCATTGGCCCGGATGAGATTTCATCAACGATTATCCTAACGGCCATGAACCGTTTCTTGCAGGAGCGCTACGGGTCACGCATGGCGTTTCTTGATGGTGCGCCAACGGAACGTCTATGTCAGCCCATTGTGGACTACGTGACGGAGCGGGGAGGCAGTGTTCACCTGAACAAACCCCTCAAAGAAATTTTGTTGAATGAAGATGGCTCTGTAAAAGGCTTCCTCATTCGAGGTCTAGACGGTGCGGATGATGAAATCGTGACCGCCGATGCTTACGTTTCCGCAATGCCTGTCGATCCCCTGAAGGTGATGCTGCCCCAGTCCTGGAAGCAAATGTCCTTCTTCCAAAAGCTGGACGGATTAGAAGGGGTGCCCGTCATTAACCTCCATCTCTGGTTTGACCGGAAGCTGACGGATATTGATCATCTGCTGTTTTCGCGATCGCCCCTCCTGAGTGTGTATGCCGACATGAGCAACACCTGCCGAGAGTATGAGAATCCTGATCGCTCGATGCTGGAACTGGTGTTGGCTCCGGCTCAGGACTGGATTTCTCAGTCTGACGAGAAGATCGTGGAGGCCACGATGGAGGAATTGAAAAAGCTTTTCCCCAATCACTTTGGTACGGATAATCCGGCTCAACTCCTGAAGTATAAGGTAGTGAAAACGCCGCGTTCGGTTTACAAAGCCACCCCCGGTCGTCAAGAGTACCGACCCAGCCAAGTGACCCCGATTTCAAATTTTTATCTCACAGGCGACTATACGATGCAGCGCTACCTTGCCAGTATGGAAGGGGCTGTGTTGTCTGGTAAGCTGACGGCTCAGGCGATTAGCAGCCATCCTCCGGCATCCAGCGTGGATTCCTCCTCTGCGGCTCAGCCGCTTCAAGCTGTCACTCCGTAG